A stretch of the Diorhabda sublineata isolate icDioSubl1.1 chromosome 11, icDioSubl1.1, whole genome shotgun sequence genome encodes the following:
- the LOC130450482 gene encoding uncharacterized protein LOC130450482, with protein sequence MNTYKGFFVLALVALVGITSIQSREINRDKSEVSDLETAASGHGGHGGHGGHGGHGGHGGHHWSEGGGHEHHSDHHGSHGEKGGKGYKGHHHHEKGSKGHHDKGGHHKHYEEHGGHDKHHHHDDGYYGEHHKGEKGDKGHSYGEKGSYKKGHHTKGGHHEHNLDEFNKEKHFFDEDHDSGHHEQHGGHHHEDGYKKGGHEKGGHHKGGHHEDHYGKKGGHNKGSHYHESSGHKKAGGHDDHYHHGHHYGKKGGHGHHKDWSFKKGH encoded by the coding sequence ATGAATACTTACAAAGGGTTCTTTGTTCTCGCTTTAGTAGCTCTCGTGGGTATAACTTCAATCCAATCTCGAGAAATTAATCGAGACAAAAGTGAAGTTAGTGATTTAGAAACCGCAGCTTCTGGACATGGTGGACATGGTGGGCATGGAGGACATGGTGGACATGGTGGACATGGTGGACACCACTGGTCTGAAGGAGGCGGCCACGAACACCATTCCGACCACCACGGTAGTCATGGAGAGAAGGGCGGTAAAGGTTACAAAGGTCACCACCATCACGAAAAAGGATCCAAAGGACATCACGACAAAGGAGGTCACCATAAACATTACGAAGAACATGGTGGGCACGATAAACATCACCATCACGACGACGGATACTATGGAGAACATCATAAAGGAGAAAAAGGAGACAAAGGCCATTCGTACGGCGAAAAAGGATCCTACAAAAAAGGTCATCACACTAAAGGTGGACACCACGAGCATAATTTGGACGaattcaataaagaaaaacatttctttGATGAAGATCATGATTCTGGTCATCACGAACAACACGGAGGACATCACCATGAAGATGGATACAAAAAGGGAGGCCACGAGAAAGGAGGACACCACAAGGGAGGCCATCATGAAGACCACTACGGTAAAAAAGGCGGTCATAATAAGGGATCCCATTACCACGAATCTTCTGGACACAAGAAAGCTGGTGGACACGACGACCATTACCATCATGGACACCATTATGGTAAAAAGGGAGGACATGGACACCACAAGGACTGGAGCTTCAAAAAAGGACATTAA